A portion of the Leucoraja erinacea ecotype New England chromosome 9, Leri_hhj_1, whole genome shotgun sequence genome contains these proteins:
- the nkx2.1 gene encoding homeobox protein Nkx-2.1, which yields MSMSPKHTTPFSVSDILSPIEESYKKVGMDAAGNLGAHLTTYRQPQVSQPGMQQHPIGHNTSVPAATYHMSHGVPQISHTAMGGYCNSNIGNMGDLPAYQDTMRNGASATGWYGTNPDPRFSSISRFMAPSSGMNMGGMGALGSLGDVGKSMAPLQSTPRRKRRVLFSQAQVYELERRFKQQKYLSAPEREHLASMIHLTPTQVKIWFQNHRYKMKRQAKDKAAQQHMQQDSGACQQQQQSPRRVAVPVLVKDGIPCQGGANAPTSTMQTQQQQSTNAAITVATNGAAHGPSQQANSAGQTSELGQTPGSPIQSHVTSLSHLNSSSSDYGTSMSCSTLLYGRTW from the exons ATGTCGATGAGCCCCAAGCATACTACGCCCTTCTCAGTTTCAGATATTTTGAGCCCCATCGAGGAGAGCTACAAGAAAGTTGGCATGGACGCTGCGGGTAACCTCGGAGCTCACTTGACAACTTACCGCCAGCCACAGGTCTCACAGCCGGGAATGCAACAGCATCCGATCGGACATAACACGTCGGTACCTGCGGCCACGTACCACATGTCACACGGGGTGCCACAAATTTCACACACTGCTATGGGAGGCTACTGCAACAGCAATATTGGCAACATGGGCGATCTCCCTGCTTACCAAGATACCATGAGAAACGGTGCAAGTGCGACAGGCTGGTACGGCACGAATCCGGACCCGCGTTTTTCATCCA TTTCCCGCTTCATGGCCCCGTCTTCAGGAATGAACATGGGTGGAATGGGGGCTCTGGGTTCTCTTGGAGACGTTGGCAAATCCATGGCTCCTCTCCAGAGTACGCCAAGGAGAAAACGCAGAGTGCTTTTCTCTCAAGCCCAGGTTTATGAGTTAGAGAGGCGCTTCAAACAGCAGAAATACCTCTCGGCCCCTGAAAGGGAACATTTGGCCAGCATGATCCACCTCACGCCCACCCAGGTGAAGATCTGGTTTCAGAATCACCGATATAAGATGAAGCGGCAAGCGAAAGACAAAGCAGCTCAGCAACACATGCAGCAGGACAGCGGCGCTTGCCAACAGCAGCAACAGTCCCCGAGAAGAGTGGCCGTACCTGTCCTGGTTAAAGATGGCATACCATGCCAAGGAGGTGCCAATGCCCCAACCTCGACCATGCAGACTCAGCAACAGCAATCTACAAATGCAGCAATCACCGTGGCTACCAATGGCGCAGCTCACGGCCCAAGTCAGCAAGCAAATAGCGCAGGTCAGACATCGGAATTAGGACAAACTCCAGGAAGTCCTATCCAAAGCCACGTCACTAGTTTGTCTCACCTAAACTCTTCTAGTTCTGATTATGGTACATCCATGTCATGCTCTACTTTACTGTATGGTAGGACCTGGTGA